The genomic segment TGATAGGAGCAAATGAAAACcgtattaattaattaatgcttTCCTTATTCACTGATTTAcctattttattggccagcTATTTTTAACAGAATTCTATTAGAATGAACCAATTCCTTGCAATTATaattcttttgcattttctttgtaTTATTTTTGGTTCCACTATGTCGTTCTATCATTGGAATACCTATGGGTACAACaggttttgaaaaatgatcaaataTTGCAGCTTAAATACTGCTACCTATTTTATTGGCCAACAGTGTATCTAAATGCCTCGCCGAGTGCGCTCAGATCTTGGACGGCGCATCAGTTGCATCGTACGACCAATCTttgaatcggatcggatcggactgGCATTGGAGCGTCAATTTCATTGCGATTATTGTTGATCGCAAATCCCAGGCGTGAAACGCCCAGGTCCCTAGTGGTGACAAAGTTTAAAAACGCGAGCATACAAATACTAATGATGCGATGGGGTCCTTTGCTGGTGGGGAAAAAGGATACGCACCACATAATTCAGTTAAAAGATCTTATACCCTACGcccgtttttcgttttgaactgtttttttttttatcgagcTAGTCCGTCGGAATCAATAAGCGGCCTCTTCaatatcctttttttacaAGCTTTTGCTGCATGATGAACTTTACCAGGTCAATCTGTCGCCAGTGTTGCATCCAACGCATGTGTTGGGTGTGTGTGAGAAGCCGGATTGGCGCCGTTCGGCAATTGTTGATGGTGCTTGATCGATGACACGGCTTGGGACTTGCGATTTGATGGCCGGCAAGGCAACAGAGggctgccgatggtgctgttgcctgTCACTAGACTTCCCCCCGGCTGAGAAGGAGGCGTCGAGAGGGACGAGAACCCCGATGGTTCACGATGCGATAACAGTACTTAACACACACTAACTAGCTCACATGCACTCCGGCCTGAGAAACACGCACTGCTGTGCACAGATTACTgacactggtgctgctgctgctgctgctgctgctgctgctgctgctgatggaccgGAGGTTGATCAGAGAACCATTCTGTCGTGAGCCGCGataatttgattgtttgtcGCCCTTCCTCTTCCCAGCAGCCCCGCcgccgggcgcgcgcgatctgCGGGCACCACGTTGTTGCTctgacacacacacacacatacacacaacggGCGAACGCGCCGTAAACACCACTTAGAACGCCCTTATCAGTGTAAATCCCTCCCCGCCCCGTTCTTTCAGCTTCCTCGCACGCTGTCCCACGCGCACTCCTACCCCTCCACGccacctttctctctttctctcgctctttctttcttgaGCAGCACGTTCTCGATCCTCTCCTGATCCTTTCTGAGGGAGAAGTAAAGAGCGAAGAGTTTGGGGGTAACTTAAGAACCCAAACCTAGCACCGCCGGGTCACGTACAGAGCTACGCACACACCATGCACGAAACACTAAACATTCCCGCACATACCGACGTCCAAACAAACCCAACCCTCCCCCCTTATAGTAAGCCCCAAAAGATCCAACgcacagacatacacacacacaccggcaaATACACGTTTAGAATGGCGCGTGCGCATGTTCTCACACGcggccggtgatggtggagcagcTTACGCATGATCGCATTGtcattagctgctgctgcgctctcTACACTCTTCtttcccgttctctctctctctctctctctctgctccccccccccccccaccacctccCTCTACACTGTCAGAATAAATCACGCACCTCTTCCCCCCACACCGCGTGCTCCACCGCGAACGAGGAATCGCGGTGGCACGGATCGCGGATAAGCGAGGATCGAGCGATAACAGCAGCCTTCACTCACtaaccccaccccaccccaccccaccataCAACCGAACGTACGTGTTACCTAGGTGACGGGAAGGAGCGGGCCTCGCGCGGAGCCGCGAACTAACAAAACACGAAACGGTCCCGGCCGGCAGCTCAACAATGAAACAATATCCCGTCACTCACTCGCTATCTCCAGCGGCTGCTGCCGGGTATATCGAGAACCTTGAAACtgaacccaccaccagccagcatgcGAACCCTTCACTAGGTTCCTCACTATCCCTTCACCATCGCGCCTGTGAAGTGCTCGAATGTTTCCGTGTGGGTGGATGAAGCACTCGAAGCTGCCTTTAAACGCGGGGACATATAGCccgacgcaccgcaccggcgaGGAAATGCGTGAAATCGAAAGGTGAGATAATTTTCCCTAGAAGAGCAAAAGTGAGCAAGGATGGAAAATAAGGTCCGAGAACCGGGCAGTTTACGCGACACGATTCGAATTCGAGCGCGATTTCGAGGTTGAACTCGAAGAAAAAGCGGACCAGCTTCAAATATTTGAACCGCACCAACTATGAGAGCATAATTGCAATTCCACTAACGCATATACTGCGCCAACGGGATTAGAAAGCGaaatcattgttttttttttttttttgtcgaattaAGTCTGCTACACGACACGCATCAGAGGCTCTACTGAAACGAAAGATTCATCAAATGATGGCGCGGGTATAGAATACCGAGCACGAGCCAAGTAATTATGCATAACTTTATAACACGTTATacgttttgcattttgttggCTCCTCCTCGTGTTACAAAACAGATTATTGAGCATTCACTCGGGTCTGTTAACACTGAACAGAGCCGCGCGCAGAACAATTTCTGGTCTGTTAAAATTTGACAGAGCCGAATTCGTCCTTCCCGAAATCGATTCGAATTCAGCTCTGCGCTAATATTAAAATAGCTAGAAGAAATATAGCTCGGTGTGCGAACTGGGCGCACAACCGCTCATACGCGCTCTCGATCTGGACGAGGGTCGAGGCGAGCATACGGTcgtcatcgagcagcaggaacCGCTCACCGTCGGTCGGATGCTGTGTCACGACATCCGGTTGTGCCTGGATGGCGACAAACAGCCGCAACTGCCAAGCATCATCGGTCTCTACCTTTCGGTCAAAGTTCAACAGAATCTACAAGGCTATCGGTACAGTTCGAAACGGTACTAGTACGATACGGTATGCTCCTTCGTGATTACACGTTCCTGAAGCGGACGAGAAAGCGCATATTGGTAAATCAATGCTCTCTACTACTCTATGCTGACGATATTAAATTTTCCTTGGCAATCAGTGATCCTAGTGACTGCTTTAAGCTACAAAACGTGTTTAAATGTCTTTCAAACTTTGTGTTCAGATAACCATCTGTCCCTTGACGTTAGTAAATGTTCTATTATCACGTTTGCTCGTAAGAGGCTACCCGTCATATTTGACTACTCTCTCTGTAACACGCCCCTTTCCCGTTGCTCCACGGTACGGGATTTAAGAATTCATTCTTGACGACAAGCTTAGTTTCAGTGAGCATATTGACGCAATAATTGTTAAAGCTAATAATACTTTAGGGTACGTGTTACGTGCATGTCAACAGTTTTGTCTAAAATCGCTTTATGTTAGTCTTGTTATTCCGGCCTTGGAGTCTGCTTCTATCGTATGGTCGCCTTATTGTAATAACTCCATTACTCAAATAGAGTGCAAAAGAGATTCGCGCGGAGGGCGATCGGGCTACTGCCGTGGTGGCGTCACAGTGTTCCTGACTATAGGACTAGGTGTCTCCTGTTACGGTTGAACTCTCTCGAACAACGAAAAAACTCCTCTCAACTACTTTTCATCCATAAACTAATGTGTGGCTTGATAGATGCCCCATCCATTCTTAAGGACTTGTACTTATACACGCCTAGGAGATTGCTACGCCCCAGACCAATCTTCTTGCCCTGTGGTATACAACTTGATTTCCACTTGACAGCTAATGAGGCTGCGCGAATTGTAAAGATGTTTGTTAATTGCTTGTAAGCGTTTGTCTTTTACTGTTGTACCAAACATATATGCAGGCCACGGGGCCAGATATAACATTGTTCGAAATAAACAgataaacaacataaaaccTTACCTTGTCGAGGTCTAGGAAGATTGGAAGCGCGTGTAGGCGATCCAGCATAATATACTCGTACACCtgcggcagaagcagcagcagcgatttcATGCGCATGTCCTAATCCGGACCACATCGTCGATCCGGTCCGAGTAGTTCGTTCAACGGATTGGACGGAACGCTGGGGAGATAGGTTCGCAGTAGCGCGCCGGTACGCCAAGTGCCAGCTGGAATCCTCGTCGTAGGAAAACCGGCCAACGCGCTGCAACACCTTCACATAGCCGCAGCATCGCAAAATGTCCCTGGTAAGATAGAAAAGTCAGTCAAGAGGAACCGAAACGCAGGCCCGATGCCGGGGCCACCCGCTGTTACAGCTACTTACGCCAGCAGATGGTCCAATCTTTCATGAcacgcatcagcagcagacgggGCTCGAGCGCCGAGGTGATGCAGGGCCTGCAGCTGGTAGCAATTGTCGTTGCTGTAGATCGGCAGCTTGGGAAACAGTGCAATGACGCCATGTGTATAGCCATGAAGGAGCCGTAGGCGTCGTAGGAACGGCCAGCGCGGGATCGTAGCATACGGATGAGATGCATTACACGAATCAAACCGCTTCCGGCCTGCACTAGCACCAAAGCCAACAGGGCCATCATGCAGGGTGCAGTTTCCGTCCGTTTGACCGGTGCCTGCTAGACTGCCGATTGCTGTCGCGTCAGTCGCTTGCTGATCAGCCGTCCCAGGCGGCTGGCGGCTCACCTGGCCCACTCGCGTAGCATTCCCGCACAAGAAACTGGGTCGGAGCGAAGGTCGCATGCTGGATATCGATCTCGCAGTAATGCACGACCCGTGGCATGCTCTTGCCGTTTACGGTAGCCTTTCCTTTGCCGGGTGCGCGAGTCCATATTGCCAGATTGCCTTGCACGTACAGCTCGCGTCTCCTCGGTTGTTGGTGATCTCCGATTGCATCCAGTGTTCCGGCACATCCGCATTCGACCTTGCAATCGGCCGAAATGCTAACGGCCTGCAGCCGCTCCGTCAGCTCGCGTTCTTCCGGCTCATTTTGAACCATCCAACATTGTTCGGGGTGCAGCCGCTCCGTCTGGCGGCCTCGACGAATGTATTCCTACCGGAAAGGAGTGCCGATAAGCTGgtttgttgaatgaaatgGTTCTGGGATTTGCGGTAGGATTTACGCAGTGATTACCTACCAGTGGTTCCGAGGCGTTATGATCACCGCCATCGTTCTTGGCATCCAGATATGCGGTATTCGTTACGCTGCGAAGAGGTTAGCGATTGCGCTAAATATATCACCGTCTAGTTATTGCCAAATTTCCACGATCGACCGATTtatgtatgttttgtttcagTATTTCCTCGCGGGAACATTCCCGCGCGTTGTGAGGCAGTTCAAAAGTAAGCTCGACGCTGGAGATGGCCCATATTTTACGAATAAACACCATCCAAATCACCGGCCAGTTAACAGCCGGCAAGGCTGTTGTTAAACTAAACAAAGCACGGACCCGGTACATGACAGCCAGCGATGTGCATGCACGCCAAGCACACGTCATGCAAAGAAACGTCAAACGCGTTGGCATTTCGGTAAACGAATCAGAACACTGGCAAAAGGGCAAAGGCAGAAGGTAAATTTGTGGGATCGCATAAATCGCATTATTTAATTGCTATTAAAGTTTGCGCATTTCTGCCAGCAGCGCATCGGGGTCCACAGTTAGCGAGCATAGCACATAATCGAACCGAACGATGCACAAACCAAGGTCTGCTCAGCCAGCTGCCTTTTACTGGACGGTTCTGTTGATGGTGTTTAGTCAGAAAATATGGTCAGTCAACAGCGTTGAGCTTACCTTTGAGCTACCTGACAACGCACGGGAATGTTTCCACGAGGAAATACAGAAACAACAGACAGCTACGCTCGAGTTCCAGGTGAGTGTAGTCAGGCGATGGGCATCCGCGCACCCTACATTACGTGTCACTTGGCCGCAGCAGGTGTTGATAACAAAGCACCGTATTCATGCGAATCGGCACAAGTCAACACGCTAGTGCTTTGCTAGGGTTAGGGAATTAGTAAACCAAGCTGGTTTATCCCTCAGtccttagcagcagcaccaccacctccaccaataTCAACTGCTCGCAGTAACCCCTAGGACAGGCCTGCTGCTGGCAAGCTAATTTCTAATGGAACTATTTTAATTTACCGACAGGTGGTTAGCGGCGGTCGTTACGATGTCGATGTGACACTTGAAAGTCCCACCGGCGAAGAAATTTATCGGCAGATAAAGACGCAGTTCGACTCGTATCAGTTCACAGCCTCGGTACGAAAAGGCGTCGCTCATTGTGGGGCAACTCCAAACATTGCATTTGGTCTCATCTTCTTTATTCTATCTAAACAGGCGACTGGCATCTACACGGCGTGCTTTAGCAATGAGTTTTCGACGTTTTCCCATAAGATCGTGTACATGGATTTTCAAGTAGGCGAAGAACAACCATTGCCCGGCATCGAGGAGCACGCGACCGTCCTGACACAACTCGAATCATCCGCACAGGAAATCCATAAAGCTCTGAATGCCATCCTCGATTACCAAACCCACCACCGATTACGTGAAGCCCAaggtgagaaggttttcttcGACTGCAGCCATTTTCCCGGTTGCTGGTCGTCGTACGAATGTAACACTCACTGTGCTCTATCATTGTAGGCCGAAAACGTGCGGAAGATTTGAACGAACGTGTGCTCTGGTGGTCGCTCACTGAAACGGTCGCTATTTTAGTGATAGCTATAGGACAAGTGCTCGTGCTGCGAAACTTCTTTTCCGAGAAAAAACCAAGTCAAATGTCCTATCAACTTATGAAATAAAGACCGAATGTATCTCCAATTGGTGCAATGTTGCAGGGTTTATCAGTTTGTGAACAACGCATTCATTTCATTATCGTCCAAATTCCATTTTCGGAAACTTTGCTTTCAAACCCCTTGTTTCGGTCGCTTGTCAAAACAGCGAGCACCATTGCTCCAATCAATTCCATGGGTATCCGCCTTGTTTTCGCTGCCCAACTGTTTGAAAGACTATTTTATCATTGCAAATCTCTCAACCGCCTCATTCTTTTATTGCAATCATCCACAAAGCACTATACACTTTTTATTCTCCGATGCTTTAATAAATAGAACGCCATAATCTGTTTTTCTGCGGAACGTTTGGCAAACAAGCGAATAATTATGCTACCAAAACCGTTGTTCCTGGAAAACGCGCATTTTTTTGCATGGAGAAGTTTTGACACACCTTTGCACGTGTAGTCATAGAAAATCtagcaaaacattttaaaagagAACTAGTAGCGAAAAAATGGCATAGAGCAAACCGCAGGGGTAAGCTAGCAAGTATCGTTGATGTGGATCACCCGTCATCATGCAGAAAAACTTACTGGCACTCATCGATGCCACCAGAATTGCCAGCCCTGCGACCACCATACCGTATTGGTTGTTCATTGAGAATATTACTGCCACGATGGAGAGCCCAACGATCGGCAGCATGCTGTATCCCAGCACGCTCGCGACTCCGGCCATCGAAACGAACGATTCGGGTTTGTGGCCCATCAGATAGATCAAGCAGTACATAACCATCACCGATATCGCGGATAAACCGTAAATGTAGCCAAACTGGGCTTTACTGTCCGATATGGACAGGCACGCAGCTAGGACTAGGCAGAATAATATAGGTCCTGCCAAGTCAGTTTCCTTGAACCAGTAGTCTGACGTGTCATTTATGCCGTTGGTGTGGAACAGCTTCAGAACGGCGAGCGATTTCTCCAGTATGCGCCGCGGATAGATTTCCAGCTCGTCCAGCAAGGGTGGTTCATCAAACTCTGAGCCCTCATTGTGCGTTTCGGTGTTGGGAAATGGCTGATCGTAGGAAGATGGGGTAAAGATCATCGGCGTACTGGTGCTACCGCCGTACGAACCACCACTGGCTGACGAGAACTCTCCCGGTTGGTATCCGTTTGACGGGTAGTACGAGCTGCTTTGATCGAACGTTTGGAAATCTAGCACTGGTGATGAAAATCCATCATAATCCTGCGCTAAATTGCCAGGCTCATTCCAGATGGTCTTCTTTGATGTGGATTGCATTGTAACCTGAGCACGAAAACGTACAAGACAGGCGAGTTAGCAATTCTGTACGATGTTCTGATGGTATCTCGAATGATCTGTGCAAAGTTACTTACAgcagtaaaaaaaggaaatgctgCGGGGCGTCTACGATCCACAGAATTATTGTTTCGACGGTTCGTTCTTACTTCACTGCAGCCAACAattacaagcacacacaataTAGATTGTGCAAATTGAGATGTGCGGtgctataaaaaaaatgacagCCTCTCGCCCCCGGGTCTGATAATGTTTTTATACTATCTGGTCAATGATGGCATACATTGAACTCAAACGTATGGCGCTGCATACATTTCTATATTTTCTTCGATccgtatttttgtttttttttagaagtAATCAAAACCGACCATAATATCTGCAACGCGGCGTTTTGCCAAAAATTATAgccagcagcgagcgatgctATAACATTGACATTACACGTCCAAAGCACCAACATAACCAACCAATCCACACAAACCAACGTTCGGCCCAAAGCGGCATCATCATACTTCGTCAACATTTCTGAGATTCTGCGGGGTTTTTTTGTATAGTGTTGCTTGTTTGAATTGCATGCATGGTAAGTCGTCTGTCTGCAAGAGTATTCATTGTCAATTGacattatttgtttgttatttttccaGCCATGCTTCGAAATTGGGTGCCACTGCCTGCCTTGGTACTTGTGTTTCTATTTAGCGTAGAATGTACCGCATGGACTGCCCGCGGATGTGTAGATCTCGATTCTTCTACCTTTGATAAAGTGGTAAAGAAGTTCCGGTACACCTTGGTTAAGTTCGATACGGCCTTTCCTTACGGCGACAAACATGAAGCCTTTACCAGCCTAGCGCAGCAGGTAGCGGGCAGCGATGAACTGCTGTTTGCATTGGTCGGCATAAAGGATTACGGAGAAAAGGATAACACGGACTTGGAAAGACGGTTCAGCATACCGAAAGAGTATCCAGTCGTTAAGCTATTCTCCCATAACATCGATAAACCGATCGACTTCCCCACTAGCGAGGAAATCAGTGCAGACAGTTTGCGCCTTTTCCTGAAGCGCAACACAGACTTATACATTGGACTGCCGGGATGCGTACAGAAGCTGGACGATTTTGTGCACGTGTTTTTGCATTCATCCGACAATGTTGAGAAGCAATCCATTATCGATCAAATTGAAACACTGGGCAAAGCATTGGACGAAACCGATCAGTTTAAAACATCCTACCAAACGTACGCAGCCTTGATGCGAAAAATTCTGCACGCCAACAAACCACCCACTGTCGTGGTACAAGATGAAATGGATCGAATAGCGAAAATATTGCAAGGCAAACTCAGCGACTCTAAGCGACATGATTTGAAACTACGAATCAACATAATGCAATCATTCCTATCAGAAAGCACACCTATCACAAGTGCTCATTCGAGTGAGCtgtgaatggaaaattaaagagGAGGTTTTCTACTATCTATTGGTAATACCAAAAGTATTAAACAAATCTCTAGTATAAAAtattttgcaacaaaacaacttTCTTTCGGATCTATATCACATTACGGAGAGGTTTGGGTTAACAATTCAACGCGATTTCAAAAACCTACCCAAAATACGCCATCaaacaagattttttttttattttttaacataGACGGAACATCAAACAAGATTGGTTgggaattgtttttgtttcatggAGTTAAATCCATCAATATCTGtccattcatttttcatttacaaCAACAAGGATAATAATACATGTCATGTTAGATTACATTTTAattaggaaaacaaaatgctccAACAGCTTCAGTTAAAACCAAGCAGTGCAGTACTTTCGTAAAATCATTTTGGTCGTTTCAATAGAATAGTCCTTCGCAAACTTAATGAAGGGTAACTTTCGTAAATGTTGTGTAcagcgttttttgtttttttaatataCGCCGAATTGCTCTAGCGACTTTTGGAACGGCTTCGTCAATGACGACGGAAAAAGGATTTGGGGTTTTTGAGGACGAACTGGTGGTCGGACGGTCGTACTAAATGGTCTAGATATAGCTGTAGTTACAAACGAGGACGAAAAGCTAGGAACTGATACCAAACTGGAACCGGTTGGTTCAGAGGGAGATGGTGCGGATGTTTGTGATCCTACAGAACTGGCTTCAGATGTAAAAGTAGCAGTAGCGGTTGTTGATGCGATCAATGCTGTTGTCTTGATTTCTGCTTCTGAGCTCGATTCAAATATAGAAGCTGCGGTTGTTGCCTTAGTTGTAGATTCAGCACTCGAAGGCACATTTACCGATCCTGCAAGCAGCGCAGCCAAGTTCGTGACTGAACCCAATGATGAGGATATTTCTTGCTGACTTCCGTTAGATCCTACCATCGGTACTATCTGTCCACTGATGTTAGAGGGAAGAATTGTTCCCAATGATCCAAGATTTAAGTTTACTACTGGCCCACCAGGCTTTTCAGATGGTTTTGTGCTCGGTAAATTGGATGTAGAAACAATTGTGGATGCAGATGCATTAGGCATGGCCATTGGATTAGGAGCAGATATCGTCATTATGCTGCTGACAGGTGGAAAAGGAACtactgatgaagatgaaaaactaGGAACTGATGGAAAACTGGAGCTGGAGGCTGTTGCCTTAGTTGTAGATTCAGTACTCGAAGGCACATTTACCGATCCTGCAAGCAGCGCAGCCAAGTTCGTGACTGAACCCAATGATGAGGATATTTCTTGCTGACTTCCGTTAGATCCTACCATCGGTACTATCTGTCCACTGATGTTAGAGGGAAGAATTGTTCCCAATGATCCAAGATTTAAGTTTACTACTGGCCCACCAGGCTTTTCAGATGGTTTTGTGCTCGGTAAATTGGATGTAGAAACAATTGTGGATGCAGATGCATTAGGCATGGCCATTGGATTAGGAGCAGATATCGTCATTATGCTGCTGACAGGTGGAAAAGGAACtactgatgaagatgaaaaactaGGAACTGATGGAAAACTGGAGCTGGAGGCTGTTGCCTTAGTTGTAGATTCAGTACTCGAAGGTACATTTACCGATCCTGCAAGCAGCGCAGGCAAGTTCGTGACTGAAGCCAATGATGAGGACATTTCTTGCTGACTTCCGTTAGACCCTACCATCGGTACTATCTGCCCACTGATGTTAGAGGGAAGAATTGTTCCCAATGATCCAAGATTTAAGTTTACTACTGGCCCACCAGGCTTTTCAGATGGTTTTGTGCTCGGTAAATTGGATGTAGAAACAATTGTGGATGCAGATGCATTAGGCATGGCCATTGGATTAGGAGCAGATATCGTCATTATGCTGCTGACAGATGGAAAAGGAACtactgatgaagatgaaaagcTAGGAACTGATGGAaaactggagctggaggttGTTGCCTTAGTTGTAGATTCAGTACTCGAAGGCACATTTACCGATCCTGCAAGCAGCGCAGGCAAGTTCGTGACTGAAGGCAATGATGAGGACATTTCTTGCTGACTTCCGTTAGATCCTACCATCGGTACTATCGACCCACCGACGGTAATAGAAGGAATTGAGATAATTGTTGCGGGAGAAGAATCTGTCACTGCAGCGATGTTTGATGTTAAACTTGAAGCTGTTGTAGAGTCTGTTGTTTCAGAATTGATTTCAATTGATGGCTTCGCTAACAAGGGCTTATTGACTACCGGTGCATCTACAGAGGTTGACGCAATTAACAGTTGTGCAGAGGCAGCGGTTCCCGGTAGTGTTTTGCAGAAGCCATACACTTCGGCGGTTTTTCGAAATCTACGAGTTAGCTTGTCGCGTATTACAATCGTAATATCAGTTTGCTCCAGCACTCCGATAATTTCAGCTTCTGTTGTGCTACCCGccgtttcaattaaaaaatatgccaGAACACTTGTGCTATCCTTTAAGCAAGAAATATAAGTTCAGCTCAGTTGGATTAATcgatttaaaatattttcgGTAGAACTTTACGCACCCGTTTCACTTCGATCATTCTAGGACCGGGCGACCATGATAATATCCTTTCGTAATAGCACGTTTTCAAACTTGGACTATACGTTCCGAACGACAAAACTTCAGCAATTGTTTTATTAACACATATAAACATACAAATCACTGCTATTGTGGCTTTCATTTTGCCATTACAGGCTTGCATGGCGAGAAGATACAATCAACTGAACGGAAGCGTAGATCGCGCAGTTCTTTTAAAGGGATGACCCATATCTTGCCAGGGCaacaattttccttttcagaACATTAATGGAAACAAACATAACTGCCACAATCCATTAGCTCCGGTGAAACCGGTTGAAGCACTCGTGCGTtggtgtttcgtttcattcagACATATGCACCTTTCACTTCAGGACACGATGCTTGTTCCAAACATGCATTTATCAGTGATATGGAAAGCGAAGAGATAGTTTCCTTGTTGATCTGCATGTCCATTCACCTTTGAAGAAATTTATTCGGAACATAACGTTGCGTGAAAGCGATTAACTACTCTTTGATTTTCATGTGGTACAACTTCTGTCCCATTAATTGttattcgtttgttgtttgaaaatcaaatgaacTGTGCCAACAAGTTGCTTCTCCCTGAGTGATATTTGCATCGCTCGATTGCATTTATCAATTACGATGAGAACGCATGATGCAGGATTAAAAGCAGATGCACGACTTAATTAGGGACAGTTAAAATTAAATAGTGCCATATTTGAATAATATTCTTTCGCTGGAACCTGCGATTTGCTGTTCAAACGTATTCAATTTGTACAATCAAACGTAGCATACCTAGCATACGTATTTGATATTCattttttccatattttaaatataaacCCACCATCGCGAAGTGTGTTATCAATGCGGTGAACTGCGGCATTTGCAGCGAGATAAGCAAGGGCGCATCaaaatcctttaaaaaaaagcaccaaTCCAACAATCTATAGATAGCACAATGATC from the Anopheles aquasalis chromosome X, idAnoAquaMG_Q_19, whole genome shotgun sequence genome contains:
- the LOC126581491 gene encoding transmembrane emp24 domain-containing protein 3, which codes for MHKPRSAQPAAFYWTVLLMVFSQKIWSVNSVELTFELPDNARECFHEEIQKQQTATLEFQVVSGGRYDVDVTLESPTGEEIYRQIKTQFDSYQFTASATGIYTACFSNEFSTFSHKIVYMDFQVGEEQPLPGIEEHATVLTQLESSAQEIHKALNAILDYQTHHRLREAQGRKRAEDLNERVLWWSLTETVAILVIAIGQVLVLRNFFSEKKPSQMSYQLMK
- the LOC126581482 gene encoding protein YIPF7, with protein sequence MQSTSKKTIWNEPGNLAQDYDGFSSPVLDFQTFDQSSSYYPSNGYQPGEFSSASGGSYGGSTSTPMIFTPSSYDQPFPNTETHNEGSEFDEPPLLDELEIYPRRILEKSLAVLKLFHTNGINDTSDYWFKETDLAGPILFCLVLAACLSISDSKAQFGYIYGLSAISVMVMYCLIYLMGHKPESFVSMAGVASVLGYSMLPIVGLSIVAVIFSMNNQYGMVVAGLAILVASMSASKFFCMMTGDPHQRYLLAYPCGLLYAIFSLLVLF
- the LOC126575065 gene encoding uncharacterized protein LOC126575065, encoding MRPSLRPSFLCGNATRVGQVSRQPPGTADQQATDATAIGSLAGTGQTDGNCTLHDGPVGFGASAGRKRFDSCNASHPYATIPRWPFLRRLRLLHGYTHGVIALFPKLPIYSNDNCYQLQALHHLGARAPSAADACHERLDHLLADILRCCGYVKVLQRVGRFSYDEDSSWHLAYRRATANLSPQRSVQSVERTTRTGSTMWSGLGHAHEIAAAASAAGVRVYYAGSPTRASNLPRPRQETDDAWQLRLFVAIQAQPDVVTQHPTDGERFLLLDDDRMLASTLVQIESAYERLCAQFAHRAIFLLAILILAQS
- the LOC126575305 gene encoding protein windbeutel translates to MHAMLRNWVPLPALVLVFLFSVECTAWTARGCVDLDSSTFDKVVKKFRYTLVKFDTAFPYGDKHEAFTSLAQQVAGSDELLFALVGIKDYGEKDNTDLERRFSIPKEYPVVKLFSHNIDKPIDFPTSEEISADSLRLFLKRNTDLYIGLPGCVQKLDDFVHVFLHSSDNVEKQSIIDQIETLGKALDETDQFKTSYQTYAALMRKILHANKPPTVVVQDEMDRIAKILQGKLSDSKRHDLKLRINIMQSFLSESTPITSAHSSEL